A region from the Candidatus Thiothrix putei genome encodes:
- a CDS encoding lysylphosphatidylglycerol synthase domain-containing protein, translated as MMTEQSNTSTARWKLAISWLILILFIAGVEYWLGWKTVLAPWATFGWAQGAIALALLILSYALRAWRMYDYFPQQLGGQWLQTWRLMLLHNALNNLLPARTGELSFPVMMKRYFGVGYAHSVSALVWFRFLDLHTILAFAIYPLLVVTPLKRVAIPLVVLWMLLPMVVYLLRNRIEVAFAGKDGKFSQLAQQAMYGLPDNWGEFWRSWVMTWANWVVKLVTLAWLLGQFVPNVSWNMLLAGVVGGELTSVLPIHAPGGFGTYEAGVMAALSPVTSLQVATVGAVNVHVFVLGSSLVGALVGWLIPLKAKSA; from the coding sequence ATGATGACAGAACAGAGCAATACATCGACGGCACGCTGGAAATTAGCAATTTCGTGGCTAATTCTCATCCTGTTTATCGCAGGTGTTGAGTACTGGTTGGGTTGGAAAACGGTATTAGCACCGTGGGCAACGTTTGGCTGGGCGCAAGGGGCGATTGCCTTGGCGCTATTGATACTGAGTTATGCGCTGCGAGCATGGCGCATGTATGATTATTTTCCGCAACAGTTAGGTGGGCAGTGGTTGCAAACCTGGCGGCTAATGTTGCTGCATAATGCGCTGAATAATCTGTTGCCTGCACGCACCGGTGAGCTGAGTTTTCCGGTCATGATGAAGCGCTATTTTGGTGTGGGCTATGCACATTCGGTGTCTGCGCTAGTGTGGTTCCGCTTTTTGGATTTACACACGATTTTAGCGTTTGCGATTTACCCCTTATTGGTGGTGACACCGTTGAAGCGGGTGGCTATTCCCTTGGTTGTGTTGTGGATGCTATTACCTATGGTTGTATATCTATTGCGCAATCGGATTGAGGTGGCATTTGCGGGTAAAGATGGCAAGTTCAGTCAATTAGCACAACAGGCTATGTACGGTTTGCCGGATAACTGGGGCGAATTCTGGCGTAGCTGGGTCATGACTTGGGCCAACTGGGTGGTGAAATTGGTAACGCTAGCGTGGTTGTTGGGGCAGTTTGTGCCGAATGTTAGTTGGAATATGTTGTTAGCTGGCGTGGTTGGTGGTGAGTTGACCAGTGTCTTGCCGATTCATGCACCGGGCGGATTTGGGACGTATGAAGCCGGGGTCATGGCAGCACTATCACCAGTGACGAGTCTGCAAGTGGCAACAGTCGGGGCAGTGAATGTGCATGTGTTTGTGCTGGGGTCTTCTTTGGTGGGGGCTTTGGTGGGATGGTTGATCCCATTGAAAGCTAAATCAGCATGA
- a CDS encoding ATP-binding protein yields MDIQQLETILAQGEDSQNQFKRNITELSREEIQRMFQAGGLVYAEETLIPDSSKDLHSLLLGNYIQHRYGKTLSEDIEGSLINQYERALSFITRNLHRVQAGQGVNSLGKLEIPEIALQEVLVNALTHRDYFISAPIRILMFTDRVEIISPGHLPNHLTIEQIRFGLSNMRNPIIASHATRQMPYRGLGSGIPRALESYAFIQFGDYATP; encoded by the coding sequence ATGGACATCCAACAACTTGAAACCATCCTAGCCCAAGGCGAAGACAGCCAGAACCAGTTCAAGCGCAACATCACCGAATTAAGTCGCGAAGAAATTCAGCGTATGTTTCAAGCAGGTGGCTTGGTGTATGCCGAAGAAACGTTGATACCCGACAGCAGCAAAGATTTACACAGCCTGTTATTGGGCAACTACATCCAGCACCGCTACGGCAAAACCCTTAGCGAAGACATCGAAGGCTCTCTCATCAACCAATACGAACGCGCCCTCTCCTTCATCACCCGCAACCTGCACCGCGTACAAGCAGGGCAAGGCGTAAACAGCCTCGGCAAACTCGAAATCCCCGAAATCGCCTTGCAAGAAGTACTAGTCAACGCGCTGACTCACCGTGATTACTTCATTTCCGCGCCTATCCGCATCCTCATGTTCACGGATCGCGTGGAAATTATCAGCCCCGGTCATTTGCCCAACCATTTGACCATTGAACAAATCCGCTTCGGCTTGTCGAATATGCGTAATCCCATCATCGCCTCGCACGCTACCCGCCAAATGCCCTATCGCGGGTTAGGCAGCGGCATTCCACGCGCATTGGAAAGCTACGCATTCATCCAATTCGGTGATTATGCAACGCCCTAA
- a CDS encoding glycosyltransferase family 39 protein, whose amino-acid sequence MSERHTGLALLLILLGITAYRAWIVANNGLNLYVDEAQYWYWAQELAWGYYSKPPVIAAVIAATTSLCGDSEFCVRAGSLLLYPLSTWLLFLVARKLFDHQVGLLAAVLFITLPAVSLSSTLISTDVALFFCWTLALYAFVFALDSDAWDDWLLLGVALGLGVLSKYTMGIFLVSALVYVLAAGRFDLLRNPRAWVAILVMLLIVSPNVWWNWQHGFPTFQHTADIAAGSTQGVLHWDELGEFLGGQFGVFGLLLFPLSVWVVWKGQVAHKTLLLSFALPFLLIITAQALFGRANANWAAPTYVAATLLMAAWLYAKWKTLAVVLVLNIVLGLLVYHPAPLNQVLGGDLHKRLKGWDALGAQYLALQQQYPHALLLADGRDVLSELAYYARPHGLQGVSWNPRQQQRHHYDLVTTLHDKVGQDFLLVTANSTLPVGIEGYFTAVRALAPLHVEVHSTYKLNYHTFLLTGFKGLVLQ is encoded by the coding sequence ATGAGTGAACGGCATACAGGGCTTGCATTGCTGTTGATTTTGCTGGGAATCACGGCTTACCGGGCGTGGATTGTGGCAAACAATGGCTTGAATTTGTACGTCGATGAGGCGCAATACTGGTATTGGGCGCAAGAGTTGGCGTGGGGCTACTATTCTAAGCCGCCGGTGATTGCAGCGGTTATTGCCGCAACTACCAGCCTGTGTGGTGATAGTGAATTTTGTGTACGTGCAGGCAGTTTGCTGCTGTACCCCTTGAGCACCTGGCTGTTGTTTTTGGTGGCACGGAAGTTGTTTGATCACCAGGTGGGGTTGCTGGCAGCCGTATTATTTATTACTTTGCCTGCGGTGAGTTTGTCGTCGACGCTGATTTCGACGGATGTGGCGCTGTTCTTTTGCTGGACATTGGCACTGTATGCGTTCGTGTTTGCGTTGGATAGCGATGCGTGGGATGACTGGCTACTGCTGGGTGTGGCGCTGGGGTTGGGAGTGTTGAGCAAGTACACCATGGGGATTTTTCTGGTTTCTGCACTGGTGTATGTGTTAGCGGCAGGGCGTTTTGATTTGTTGCGTAATCCGCGTGCTTGGGTTGCCATCCTGGTGATGTTGCTGATTGTCTCCCCCAACGTGTGGTGGAATTGGCAACACGGTTTTCCGACGTTTCAGCATACCGCTGATATTGCCGCCGGTAGTACGCAAGGTGTTTTGCATTGGGATGAGCTGGGGGAGTTTCTCGGTGGGCAGTTCGGCGTATTCGGTTTACTGTTGTTTCCATTGTCGGTATGGGTGGTGTGGAAAGGACAAGTGGCGCATAAAACGCTGCTATTGAGTTTTGCGTTACCATTTTTGCTGATCATTACGGCGCAAGCATTATTTGGGCGGGCGAATGCGAATTGGGCTGCCCCCACGTATGTGGCGGCAACGTTGCTAATGGCGGCGTGGTTGTATGCAAAGTGGAAAACGCTCGCCGTGGTACTGGTGTTGAATATCGTGCTGGGTTTGTTGGTTTACCACCCCGCACCGCTGAATCAGGTGTTGGGGGGGGATTTGCATAAACGCCTGAAAGGGTGGGATGCTCTCGGTGCGCAATACTTGGCGTTGCAACAACAATACCCTCACGCGCTCTTGTTGGCTGATGGACGAGACGTGCTGAGCGAGTTAGCCTATTACGCTCGCCCTCATGGTTTGCAAGGGGTGAGTTGGAACCCACGGCAGCAGCAGCGCCACCATTATGATTTGGTGACAACGTTGCATGATAAGGTAGGGCAGGACTTTTTACTGGTAACGGCTAACAGCACCTTGCCGGTTGGGATTGAAGGGTATTTTACAGCGGTGCGGGCGCTTGCACCGTTGCACGTTGAGGTTCATTCTACCTATAAGCTGAATTACCATACGTTTTTGCTGACAGGTTTTAAGGGGCTGGTGTTGCAATGA
- a CDS encoding Uma2 family endonuclease yields the protein MSTATLLELEDKRITADELYAMGDKPGVELVKGKLRDMPPTGYEHGETESDIAFHLKSFLRQHKLGKVMTGEVGIFIRRNPDSIRAADVLFISHERLQQVQSKSYLDVAPELVVEVLSPHDSWVDMAEKLEEYFAIGVLQVWFANPRNKTLQVFTSVTDSVLLRGEDRLPEMAFLPGFSLKVSEIYS from the coding sequence ATGTCTACCGCGACACTGCTGGAACTTGAAGACAAACGCATTACTGCGGATGAACTTTACGCAATGGGCGATAAACCCGGCGTGGAATTAGTCAAAGGAAAATTACGCGATATGCCCCCCACTGGCTATGAACACGGCGAAACTGAAAGCGACATTGCCTTTCACCTCAAAAGTTTTTTACGCCAGCATAAACTGGGCAAAGTGATGACGGGTGAAGTCGGTATATTCATCCGCCGTAACCCTGACAGCATCCGTGCGGCTGATGTGCTGTTCATCTCACACGAACGCTTGCAGCAAGTGCAATCCAAATCGTATCTGGATGTTGCGCCTGAACTGGTTGTGGAAGTCTTGTCACCGCATGATTCGTGGGTCGATATGGCTGAAAAGCTGGAAGAGTATTTTGCTATTGGTGTACTACAAGTGTGGTTTGCCAATCCACGTAATAAGACCTTGCAAGTATTTACGTCTGTGACCGATTCGGTGTTGTTGCGGGGTGAAGATCGTTTGCCTGAAATGGCATTCTTGCCCGGTTTTAGCCTGAAGGTCAGTGAGATTTATAGTTAA
- the msrB gene encoding peptide-methionine (R)-S-oxide reductase MsrB — protein MLNWNMILQFAYQGNPVPERTVTKTDAEWQKQLSDDQYYVTRRKGTERPFSSAMCSLFEPGLYGCLCCDTLLFDASEKFDSGTGWPSFAQPVKENAIAYHADRSHGMTRVETTCNTCGAHLGHVFPDGPAPSGLRYCMNAVALKKMKGS, from the coding sequence ATGTTGAATTGGAACATGATTTTGCAGTTTGCCTACCAGGGCAACCCCGTGCCTGAGCGTACCGTGACTAAAACGGATGCCGAATGGCAAAAACAATTGAGTGATGACCAATATTACGTAACCCGCCGCAAAGGCACAGAACGTCCGTTCAGCTCCGCCATGTGCAGCTTGTTCGAGCCGGGGCTGTACGGGTGTTTGTGTTGCGATACGTTGCTGTTTGATGCGTCGGAAAAGTTTGATTCGGGTACGGGCTGGCCATCGTTTGCCCAGCCGGTCAAGGAAAATGCGATTGCCTACCATGCGGATCGTTCCCACGGCATGACGCGGGTGGAAACCACCTGCAATACCTGCGGTGCACACTTGGGGCATGTGTTTCCCGATGGTCCTGCTCCCAGTGGTTTGCGTTATTGCATGAATGCGGTGGCGTTGAAAAAAATGAAAGGAAGTTGA
- a CDS encoding molybdopterin-dependent oxidoreductase, with the protein MTNVVKSTTCYECDANCLFDVTIDPSGRAIKVEGLPNCPRGQLQLERQYHPDRLLYPLKRVGAKGSGEFERISWEEALDTITAALKKTKAQHGAPAVGFFAGYTKEARPQLQRLAHAFGSPNYLTESGCCFSATMVAEKLTYGYKLKTTSTVESPKTQCVLVWSTNASGSIPPFENHHLASRKKGRKMIVVDPRRTETAELADIHLQIRPGTDGALALGFHHLIFANGWQDQAFLDEWANGLDAFRDYIQEFPPQRVAAICGISEADLRAAVELFATTKPAQIAMSPTSTVQHSNGFQNHRAMILLSAVTGNIDREGGNRFFNDKVLPKPIELFDVCKNELPPRIGDEVFPIWTKYWPAAQSMLMSDCILEGKPQPLKALLAMGINTAMWANSKRMERALGELEFFAVSDFFHNPATLQADIVLPAATSLERTALIAYPGCAYQGEVKYRHQALPPRGEAKPDGQIFLELGVKLGMAEQFWHGNLAASWEEMGEGLPPDIRKEAWENPAGVTVYSPVIEELVEMGFLDADRQWRINGFRTATGKIEFDSVELKAHGYDGLPTYREPMESPLSTPELLADYPLVLTSGGRQKFFTHSQQHNIAAMLAHDPYPRVQIHPDDAAARGIADGDSVEIRSRRGAVTFRAAVTDIMKPGVVHCFHGWNEANINELTDDRQLDPISGFPPFKSLLCEVRKAT; encoded by the coding sequence ATGACTAACGTCGTCAAAAGCACCACCTGTTACGAATGCGATGCCAATTGCCTGTTCGATGTCACCATCGACCCCAGCGGCCGCGCCATTAAGGTTGAAGGCTTGCCCAATTGCCCACGCGGACAATTGCAGTTAGAGCGCCAATATCACCCCGACCGCCTGCTCTACCCGCTCAAGCGCGTCGGTGCCAAAGGCTCTGGCGAATTCGAGCGCATCAGTTGGGAAGAAGCCCTCGACACCATCACCGCCGCACTGAAAAAAACCAAAGCGCAGCACGGCGCACCCGCAGTGGGCTTTTTCGCGGGCTACACCAAAGAAGCTCGCCCGCAATTGCAACGCCTTGCACACGCTTTCGGCAGCCCCAACTACCTCACCGAGTCGGGCTGCTGCTTCTCGGCAACGATGGTCGCGGAAAAACTCACCTACGGTTACAAGCTCAAAACCACTTCCACCGTCGAATCGCCGAAAACCCAATGCGTGTTGGTGTGGTCAACCAACGCCTCCGGCTCGATTCCACCGTTTGAAAATCACCACCTTGCCAGCCGTAAAAAAGGGCGCAAGATGATCGTGGTTGACCCGCGTCGCACCGAAACAGCGGAACTGGCGGATATTCACCTGCAAATCCGCCCCGGTACGGATGGCGCACTCGCCCTCGGTTTCCACCACCTGATTTTTGCGAATGGCTGGCAAGATCAGGCGTTTCTGGATGAATGGGCAAACGGGCTGGACGCTTTCCGCGACTACATCCAGGAATTTCCACCGCAACGGGTTGCAGCCATTTGCGGCATTAGCGAAGCCGATTTACGTGCAGCGGTAGAACTCTTTGCCACCACCAAGCCCGCGCAAATTGCCATGTCGCCCACCTCCACCGTGCAACACAGCAACGGCTTTCAAAATCACCGCGCGATGATTTTGCTCTCCGCCGTCACGGGCAATATTGACCGCGAAGGCGGCAACCGCTTCTTCAACGACAAAGTATTGCCCAAGCCGATTGAGCTATTTGACGTGTGCAAAAACGAATTGCCGCCGCGCATTGGCGATGAAGTATTCCCGATTTGGACAAAATACTGGCCTGCCGCGCAAAGCATGTTGATGTCGGACTGCATCCTCGAAGGCAAGCCGCAACCGCTCAAAGCCTTGCTCGCAATGGGCATTAATACCGCGATGTGGGCGAATTCCAAACGCATGGAACGCGCCTTGGGCGAACTGGAATTTTTCGCCGTCTCCGACTTTTTCCACAACCCCGCCACTTTACAAGCCGACATCGTATTGCCAGCCGCAACCAGTTTGGAACGCACCGCGCTGATCGCCTACCCTGGTTGCGCTTATCAGGGCGAAGTGAAATACCGTCACCAAGCCCTGCCCCCACGCGGCGAAGCCAAACCCGACGGGCAAATCTTCCTCGAACTGGGTGTCAAACTCGGCATGGCGGAACAATTCTGGCACGGCAACCTTGCGGCATCGTGGGAAGAAATGGGCGAGGGCTTGCCGCCCGACATCCGCAAAGAGGCGTGGGAAAACCCCGCAGGCGTGACCGTTTACAGCCCCGTGATCGAAGAATTGGTGGAAATGGGCTTTTTAGATGCGGATCGGCAATGGCGCATCAACGGCTTCCGCACTGCCACCGGCAAGATCGAGTTCGATTCGGTGGAACTGAAAGCGCACGGCTACGACGGCTTGCCGACTTACCGCGAACCGATGGAAAGCCCGTTGTCTACGCCGGAATTGTTAGCGGATTATCCGCTGGTGCTAACGTCCGGCGGGCGGCAGAAGTTTTTCACGCATTCTCAGCAGCATAATATTGCAGCGATGTTGGCGCATGACCCGTATCCACGGGTGCAAATTCACCCCGATGATGCGGCAGCGCGAGGTATTGCAGACGGTGATTCAGTCGAAATCCGTTCACGACGTGGTGCGGTGACGTTTCGGGCAGCAGTGACAGACATAATGAAACCGGGTGTGGTGCATTGTTTCCACGGTTGGAATGAGGCGAATATCAATGAGTTGACGGATGATCGTCAGCTTGACCCGATCAGTGGGTTTCCGCCGTTTAAGTCGTTGTTGTGTGAGGTGCGCAAAGCGACATAA
- a CDS encoding phosphatase PAP2 family protein has protein sequence MKLGEQYPQLWLWFNVVAASTLVFWLSDWDLTVAALFQQAGHWLLDDFPLWKALFYDGVPYIAGSVLIVSVLMIVSSTVLRRWYRMRLYAAYVILVFLIGPGLLVNSVFKDNWGRPRPVQVVQLGGEEAYVPPGYFVANGNGRSFPSGHSSIGFAFVAFWFLWRKRKPQWARVALVFALLLGGAIGVTRMAAGGHFLSDVMWSGWVVLFAAWLLYYPLMRIAEREARY, from the coding sequence ATGAAATTAGGGGAGCAATACCCACAACTGTGGTTGTGGTTCAATGTTGTGGCTGCGTCTACGCTAGTGTTTTGGTTGTCTGACTGGGATTTGACCGTTGCGGCGCTGTTTCAGCAAGCGGGGCATTGGCTTTTGGATGACTTCCCGCTGTGGAAGGCGTTGTTCTACGATGGTGTGCCCTATATTGCGGGCAGCGTGCTAATCGTTAGTGTGTTGATGATAGTGTCTAGTACCGTCTTGCGGCGTTGGTACCGTATGCGTTTGTATGCGGCTTATGTGATTTTGGTCTTTCTGATTGGCCCCGGTTTATTGGTTAATAGTGTGTTTAAGGATAATTGGGGTAGGCCGCGCCCGGTGCAGGTGGTGCAGTTGGGCGGCGAGGAAGCGTATGTACCGCCGGGGTATTTCGTGGCGAATGGCAATGGGCGCTCCTTTCCCAGTGGGCATAGTTCGATTGGATTTGCGTTTGTGGCGTTCTGGTTTTTGTGGCGTAAACGTAAACCGCAGTGGGCAAGGGTTGCTTTGGTGTTCGCGTTATTGTTAGGTGGCGCTATTGGCGTGACGCGCATGGCAGCGGGGGGGCATTTCCTCTCTGACGTGATGTGGTCAGGGTGGGTGGTGCTATTCGCTGCGTGGTTGTTGTACTACCCTCTCATGCGCATTGCCGAACGTGAGGCGCGTTATTAG
- the hemW gene encoding radical SAM family heme chaperone HemW yields MTHIPLSLYIHIPWCIRKCPYCDFNSHAAPSGLPEKAYVQALLTNLTHELPHIWGRKLESIFIGGGTPSLFSAESIDELLCGIRALLPFRPNIEITLEANPGTFEQDKFRGFREAGINRLSMGIQSFNPEHLQALGRVHDREEALRAADIARTAGFDNFNLDLMFGLPQQTLEQAMQDLQQAIALNPTHLSWYQLTLEPNTLFYKTPPPLPDDDLVADMQLNGQHFIKRSCYAQYEVSAYARQGFECRHNRNYWEFGDYVAIGAGAHGKLSNPADGSITRYHNYRQPAEYMQQALQGTARSGTERLAAADLGFEFMLNALRLRDGFPVALFTERTGLASDYIKAGLEQALQRGLLDVEGGYVRPTATGWQFLNKVIQLFLED; encoded by the coding sequence ATGACCCACATTCCCCTCTCCCTCTACATTCACATCCCTTGGTGCATCCGCAAATGCCCCTACTGCGACTTCAATTCTCATGCGGCTCCGAGTGGCTTGCCCGAAAAAGCCTACGTGCAAGCCCTGCTCACCAACCTTACCCACGAACTTCCCCACATCTGGGGACGCAAACTGGAATCCATCTTCATCGGCGGCGGCACACCCAGCCTCTTCTCAGCGGAAAGCATCGACGAACTGCTGTGCGGTATCCGTGCCCTCTTGCCGTTTCGCCCTAACATTGAAATCACCCTCGAAGCCAACCCCGGCACATTCGAGCAGGATAAATTTCGGGGTTTCCGTGAAGCTGGCATTAACCGCCTGTCAATGGGTATCCAAAGTTTCAACCCAGAACATTTGCAAGCGTTGGGACGGGTACATGACCGTGAGGAAGCGTTACGCGCCGCTGACATTGCCCGTACTGCCGGATTCGATAATTTCAACCTTGACCTGATGTTTGGTCTACCGCAACAAACCTTAGAACAAGCGATGCAGGATTTGCAGCAAGCCATCGCGCTCAACCCCACCCACCTGTCTTGGTATCAGCTTACCCTTGAACCCAATACACTGTTTTACAAAACACCGCCGCCGCTACCGGATGATGATTTAGTCGCAGACATGCAGTTAAACGGGCAACATTTCATCAAACGTTCATGCTATGCTCAATATGAAGTCTCCGCCTATGCCAGACAAGGTTTTGAGTGCAGGCATAACCGGAACTACTGGGAATTCGGTGATTATGTGGCAATTGGTGCTGGTGCGCATGGCAAACTGAGCAACCCCGCTGATGGCAGTATTACCCGTTACCACAACTACCGCCAACCCGCTGAGTACATGCAGCAAGCGCTGCAAGGCACAGCACGCAGCGGCACAGAGCGCTTGGCTGCTGCCGATCTGGGTTTTGAATTCATGCTCAATGCATTGCGCTTACGGGACGGTTTTCCAGTCGCTCTGTTTACAGAACGCACAGGACTGGCAAGCGATTATATCAAGGCGGGGCTAGAACAGGCATTACAGCGCGGTTTGCTAGACGTTGAGGGCGGCTATGTGCGCCCAACGGCAACCGGCTGGCAATTTCTGAATAAGGTTATTCAACTGTTTTTGGAGGATTAA
- a CDS encoding CPXCG motif-containing cysteine-rich protein produces the protein MSQVLTHTDITCPYCHSASPIEIDIIAGSQDYIEDCQVCCNPIQLSIEIDADGEVTRIDVQPGNS, from the coding sequence ATGTCGCAGGTTCTAACACACACTGACATCACCTGCCCTTATTGCCATTCCGCATCCCCCATCGAAATTGACATTATCGCAGGTAGCCAAGACTATATCGAAGACTGCCAAGTCTGTTGCAACCCGATTCAGCTTTCCATTGAAATCGACGCAGACGGTGAAGTGACCCGCATTGATGTGCAACCGGGGAATAGCTAA
- a CDS encoding glycosyltransferase family 2 protein, protein MTNSPDTVSIIVPFYNEEGNVLPLVKRVSEALAHFECQWELVLVDDGSSDHTLKRLYEAAAQFGTHIHIVELQRNFGQTAAMQAGIDQARGSLLVTLDGDLQNDPADIPAMIKELQERDLDLLVGWRKNRKDTLIMRKIPSRIANRLIRKVTGVNLHDYGCSLKVYRASVMKRVRLYGEMHRFIPAWVATAVPPSRIGETVVNHNERLSGESKYGISRTFRVIIDLLFMWFFMRYRARPGHLFGTIGLAFGLIGSLILTWLGIDKFILGNDIGGRPLLLAGVMLVITSIQFLTTGIIAEMLSRIYFESSSRNAYVIRPPRDEEEPEHHWHTPSA, encoded by the coding sequence ATGACAAATTCTCCTGATACCGTCAGTATCATAGTGCCCTTCTATAACGAAGAAGGTAACGTCCTGCCGCTAGTCAAGCGTGTCAGCGAAGCATTGGCACACTTTGAATGCCAATGGGAACTGGTACTGGTGGACGATGGCAGTTCCGACCACACCCTAAAACGCCTGTACGAAGCCGCTGCGCAATTTGGAACACATATTCATATCGTTGAACTGCAACGCAATTTCGGGCAAACCGCTGCCATGCAGGCCGGTATTGATCAGGCACGCGGCAGCCTGCTGGTAACGCTGGATGGCGATTTGCAAAACGACCCTGCCGATATTCCCGCCATGATCAAAGAATTGCAGGAACGCGACCTTGATCTGCTAGTCGGTTGGCGTAAAAATCGCAAAGACACGCTGATCATGCGCAAGATTCCCTCGCGCATTGCCAACCGCCTGATCCGCAAAGTCACCGGCGTCAATTTGCATGATTACGGTTGCAGCCTCAAAGTCTACCGCGCCTCGGTCATGAAACGGGTACGCTTGTATGGTGAAATGCACCGCTTCATTCCGGCGTGGGTCGCAACCGCTGTACCACCATCACGCATCGGCGAAACCGTGGTTAACCACAATGAACGCTTGAGCGGCGAATCCAAATACGGTATTTCCCGCACCTTCCGCGTGATTATCGATTTACTGTTCATGTGGTTCTTTATGCGGTATCGGGCGCGTCCTGGGCATTTGTTTGGCACGATTGGCTTGGCGTTTGGTTTGATTGGTTCACTGATTTTAACCTGGCTGGGTATCGACAAATTCATTCTGGGCAATGATATTGGTGGCCGCCCCTTATTGTTGGCGGGGGTAATGCTGGTGATAACCTCCATTCAATTCCTGACCACCGGCATTATCGCGGAAATGTTATCGCGGATTTATTTTGAATCCTCCAG
- a CDS encoding EcsC family protein has protein sequence MLTQADLADLQYAKTLLENPGLAARISNAVGTPIEKGLAMLPEGANEMIVTTTRKALETALDFALYTLDEEPRHSTNWLHKTFAGLSGAAGGAFGLPALAIELPVSTAIILRSIADIARSEGESIKSPEARLACLEVFALGGSAANDDAVESGYFTVRAVLAKSLTEAAQYMAANGVAQKTAPPLVRLLTQIAARFGIPVTQKAMAQSLPVVGAAGGALINTLFVDHFQNMSRGHFIVRRLERVYGTETVKLAYLKL, from the coding sequence ATGTTGACCCAAGCAGACCTTGCTGACCTGCAATACGCTAAAACGCTGCTGGAAAACCCCGGTCTGGCGGCACGTATCAGCAATGCGGTGGGTACGCCCATTGAAAAAGGCTTGGCGATGTTGCCTGAAGGCGCAAACGAGATGATTGTCACCACCACCCGCAAGGCGTTGGAGACGGCTTTGGATTTCGCCCTGTATACGCTTGATGAAGAACCACGGCATTCCACTAATTGGCTGCACAAAACCTTTGCGGGCTTGAGTGGTGCGGCGGGTGGGGCGTTTGGTTTGCCAGCCTTGGCGATTGAATTGCCGGTTTCTACGGCGATTATTCTGCGCTCGATTGCCGATATTGCGCGGAGTGAGGGTGAGTCTATCAAGTCGCCCGAAGCGCGTCTGGCGTGTTTGGAAGTGTTTGCGTTGGGCGGTTCTGCCGCTAACGATGATGCGGTGGAGTCAGGGTATTTCACCGTGCGGGCGGTGTTGGCGAAATCCTTGACGGAGGCGGCGCAATACATGGCGGCGAATGGTGTTGCGCAAAAAACTGCACCGCCCTTGGTGCGATTACTGACACAAATTGCCGCGCGGTTCGGGATTCCGGTGACGCAAAAAGCGATGGCGCAGTCTTTACCCGTGGTGGGTGCGGCGGGTGGGGCGTTGATTAATACCCTGTTTGTTGATCATTTCCAGAACATGAGTCGCGGGCATTTCATTGTGCGGCGTTTGGAGCGTGTTTACGGTACAGAAACCGTTAAGTTAGCTTATCTGAAACTGTAG